The Streptomyces luteogriseus genome includes a window with the following:
- a CDS encoding transglycosylase SLT domain-containing protein: protein MAGRGKHRRPRTNPLTRGFIAAGTGGAALTLPLLGATHASAAEPQSAPAAAQSVPQAAQPAKSLTYTVVKGDSLARIADRYDVSGGWKQLYKDNRTAVGDNPKLIHPGLKLTVKAAKTDAAKKTATKSSAPAKPAAKPAGGVAQATQASAKTYTDNLDGWIREALDIMAQKGIPGSYDGIHRNIMRESSGNPQAINNWDSNAVAGTPSKGLLQVIDPTFAAYHVAGTSFDPYDPVANITAACNYAADRYGSIDNVNGPY from the coding sequence ATGGCCGGACGAGGCAAGCACCGTCGCCCCAGAACCAACCCGCTGACCCGAGGCTTCATCGCCGCCGGCACCGGCGGAGCCGCACTCACCCTGCCGCTCCTCGGCGCCACCCACGCGAGCGCCGCGGAGCCGCAGAGCGCACCCGCCGCCGCACAGTCCGTGCCGCAGGCGGCCCAGCCCGCCAAGTCCCTGACGTACACCGTGGTCAAGGGCGACTCGCTCGCCCGCATCGCGGACAGGTACGACGTCTCGGGCGGCTGGAAGCAGCTCTACAAGGACAACCGCACCGCCGTCGGCGACAACCCGAAGCTGATCCACCCGGGTCTGAAGCTGACGGTGAAGGCCGCCAAGACGGACGCGGCGAAGAAGACGGCGACCAAGTCGTCCGCCCCCGCCAAGCCGGCCGCCAAGCCCGCCGGCGGCGTCGCCCAGGCGACCCAGGCGTCGGCGAAGACCTACACGGACAACCTCGACGGGTGGATCCGCGAGGCGCTGGACATCATGGCGCAGAAGGGGATCCCGGGCTCCTACGACGGCATCCACCGCAACATCATGCGCGAGTCGTCCGGCAACCCCCAGGCCATCAACAACTGGGACTCCAACGCCGTCGCCGGCACCCCGTCCAAGGGCCTGCTCCAGGTGATCGACCCGACCTTCGCCGCCTACCACGTGGCCGGCACCTCCTTCGACCCGTACGACCCGGTCGCCAACATCACGGCGGCCTGCAACTACGCGGCCGACCGCTACGGCTCGATCGACAACGTCAACGGCCCGTACTGA